The region AGGAGGGCAGAGGATGACCAAGGCCGCTGTGGGGAAAAAATTAAAGGATCTTCGGTATCAGAAGAACCTGACGCTCAAGGATGTGTCTGAGGGAACGGGAATCAGCATATCCATGCTTTCAAAGATCGAACGGGACGAAACCACACCGACCATCGACCTGGCGATAAAGCTCGCCAACTTTTTCAATCTTTCACTCGCAGAGATGATCAACATCCCTGAAGGGAAAAAAATATCGAAGACACGTCTCGATAACCTTCTCACCATGAACTCTGACGGTGGATTGAAAGTTCAATTCTTCAATAAATATTCACCCGACGTAAGCGTCGACTTTTTCAGGATGATCATCCCCCCCGGTACCGGTCTCGTGGAAGACTCGAAACATCCCTCCGGGTCCCACCACATTCTCTACATCGATTCGGGTGAGGGGGTCATCACGGTCAAAGACAAAAAGATTCCCGCCTCCAAAGGCGACGTGGTAAGCTTCTATTCCGATGTTGCGCACAATTACGAAAACGAAAGCGAGGAAGACCTCGTAATCATCGGAATCCTCACGTACAAGTAACCACGCAAGCGTGAATGCCGGAAAGAGAGAAAAGGCGCCTTGCGGCGCCTTGAGTTTACTCTTTTCTGACGGAAAACCGGCCCTCGAGGTTCTTCAGCCGCTCGACGATACCGCCATATTCGAGCTCGCTGAAGGGCAACATCGCCGGGCCGAAGAATCCCTGGCGCCTCAACTCTTCAGATTTTCTCGAAACGTTGTCCCTCACGTAATCCCAGAAGGGGTGATCGAACACATCGGCTGCTTCCGTCAGGACTCCCTCTTTGACACAGAAGGCGAGGCAGTTCACCA is a window of Deltaproteobacteria bacterium DNA encoding:
- a CDS encoding helix-turn-helix domain-containing protein — translated: MTKAAVGKKLKDLRYQKNLTLKDVSEGTGISISMLSKIERDETTPTIDLAIKLANFFNLSLAEMINIPEGKKISKTRLDNLLTMNSDGGLKVQFFNKYSPDVSVDFFRMIIPPGTGLVEDSKHPSGSHHILYIDSGEGVITVKDKKIPASKGDVVSFYSDVAHNYENESEEDLVIIGILTYK